GCGGTCGACTTCGAACGTCTCGAGCAAGTGTTTGTGATGTTCCATCAGGGTCCGACGATGGAACTGCTTTACGGAACTTCCACTGCGCTCACCGGGGACGAAGAAGACGACGACCCGGCCCCGAGTGACGACGAATCGGGCAACAAGTCGGGTACGGAGTCCGCCGCTGCAGTTGCCGCCGGTCCCGACCCGCCAAGTCCTGCGTCATGAGGGCCGTGGCAGCCAGGCCCAGCGGAGAAGTTCGATGAAGCGCCTGCTCTCCGTGTTGGTGGTCGGTTTGATCGCACTCGGAATTCAGAGCGGCCTGTCCATGGTCATTCCACGTCAACTCTGCCCAGACCTTGGCTTGTTGGTGGTGATCGCAATCGGCCTTCACTGGCGAGATGTGACGAGTGGATTGTTCATCGCCTCGGTACTCGGCTTTACGGCGGACATGCTTTCGAGTTCGATCTTCGGTGGACACGCATTGATGCGCGTTCTCATTTATGCGGCGACCGCAATCTCGCGTCAGCGGATGGACCTGCGAAGTGGGGTGGCACTGGCTTTGTTTGCGGGCGGTATGACAATTTTTTACGCCCTGGGGCTGTTTGTCTTGATGCGATTCTTCGGCGCCGACTCAAACGGCTTCCGATGGACGGGGATCGGGGGATTGTTCCCACATACGTTCGTCAACGCCGTTTGTGCGCCGCTCGTATCCGCGCTTGTGCTCCGAGTCTGCGAGTGGGCGGACGGTGAAGCCAGTCCGCGCGGCCTCGAAATCGAAGCCAGGAGGCCCACCTCATGAGTTCCGGCTATGGCGATGGCCGGCTCTCCGGGGGCGGGTCCCAGGAAAATTCGGGAAGTCTTGGCGTGATCGCTGCGGTGCTGATTCTGACCTTCTTCACTTTCTCGCTGCGGCTGTTCCAGCTGCAAATTGTCGATGGGGCGCAGCTTCGGAGTCGTTCCGAACAGAACTTCGTGCGAACCGTCCGTCTGGAAGCGCCGCGCGGAGATATCGTGGATCGCGAGGGCCGTATTCTGGCCTCCACCCGGCCAGCGTATCGCGTGCAGATCATCCCCAACGAACTCCACCGCGGCGATCGCACGTTCCGCGCGCTGAGTCAGATTCTGGGTGAGGCGCCGGGGGAGATCTCGAAACGGGTGGGCCACCCCACCGGGCGCCGACGCTTCCAACCTGTCGTGTTGCGCGGCGATCTCGGTTACGAGCGCTTCGCCCAGGTCGAATCACACCGCTACGCACTGCCCGGGGTCGTGACCAACATCGGTCCGAGGCGTCATTACGTCGAAGACGATCTCGCGGCTCATTTGTTGGGAACCATTGGTGAAGTGGGGACGCGACAGCTCGCCCTGCCACAGTTTAGCGATTACATCGCGGGGGAAATCGTGGGACAGTTCGGTCTCGAAGCCGAGCTCGAGGCCCATCTGCGCGGTCACGCCGGTGGCCGCAACCTGGTCGTGGACGTGGCGGGCCGTGAGATCGAATTGCTCGACGAGATCAAGCCAATCCCCGGCGGCCGCGTGGTGTTGACCCTCGACCTGGATCTGCAGCGCGTTGCAGAGGAAGCTTTTCGCTCCTCCGATCCCGAAGTGCCGGACCACATGGGGGCACTCGTCGCGATCGACCCGAGCAACGGCGAAATCTTGGCTTTAGTTTCACTACCCTCCTACGACCCGAACTCGTTCGCTGGCGGTATCGATTCGAAAACCTGGGATCAACTGATCTCCGATCCCTGGAAGCCGCTGCGAAACCGGGCGGTGTCCGGCGAATATTCTCCCGGTTCGACCTACAAGGCCGTGATTGCGGCGGCTGGACTGGCGGAGGAGGAGATCACCCAGGAGGAGGAGATCTTCTGTCCCGGTTACTACCGCATGGGGCGGCGGGTCTATCGCTGTTGGAAGCGAGGAGGTCACGGAGACGTGGCCATGGAGCAGGCGCTCAAGGAATCGTGTGATGTGTACTTCTATAATCTGGGGGTCCGCCTCGGAATTGATCGCATGGCGCATTACGCCAAGGGTTTTGGTTTTGGCAGGGCCACGGGCATCAATCTCGCCGCCGAGAAGGCTGGCTTGATTCCCACCATGGAATGGAAGCGGCGCGTCAAGGGTGAGGAGTGGATCAAGGGCGAGACGGTCTCGGCCGCGATCGGGCAGGGCTACAACCTCGTTACTCCAATTCAGCTCGCGGTGGCGTATGCGGCCATCGCCAACGGGGGACGCGTGCTCCGCCCACAACTCGTCAAACGCTTCGAGACCTGGGACCGGGAGGTGCTCAAGATCATGATCCCCGAAGAGCGGTCTCGGGTGCCGGTTTCGCGGGAGATCATCGAAGTGGTGCGAGATGCTTTGATCGCCGTGGTCGAAGGCGAACGGGGAACCGGTGGAAGGGCTCGCGTGCCCGGGATTATCGTTGCGGGCAAGAGCGGTACGACCCAGGTGGTGAGCCTCGATCTCGTCAAGAACCTGGAACCCGAGGAAATCCCCATTGGCTATCGCGACCACGCATTGTTTGTGGCGTTTGCTCCGGCCATGGAGCCGGAGATCGTCGTTGTGGCCCTGGTCGAGCACGCGGGTAAAGGCGGTGGGACCGTGGCCGCGCCGATCGTTCAAAAGGTGCTCGCGCGCTATTTCGAAAAACATCCCCGGGAGCCTGCCCCAGAGCCGACTCAGGTCGTGCTTGTGCAGGAGCGTCTACAAGGGCATCCACAAGGTCATGCGCAGGAAGGGCGGCAATGAATATTGATCGCCGATCGCTGCAGTACTTCGACTGGGTGTTCTTTTCGATTGCGGCGATCCTGATCGTGTTTGCGTTCGTCAATCTCACGTCGGCGACCAACTCTGGCGTCGAAGGCGGCACCTCCGACATCGTGCGCCGCCAGGGCATGGTCGTCGGACTGTGCAGTGTCGTGATGGTCATCATCTTGATGATCGATTATCGACACTTCGAACGCTTCGCCTTCCTGCTCTACATCGGCAGCCTGCTCCTGCTGGTCGCCACGCTGGTGATCGCGCCCGAAACCCGCGGCGCACGCGCGTGGTTGTTCGAGGGACGCATGCAGCCTTCGGAGTTGGCAAAAATCACGCTGGTGCTCGTGCTGGCGCGCCACTTCCACCGCAATCCCCCCGAGGCCAACGCAGGGTTACGTCAGTTGATACGCCCGGTCTTGATCGCGGCACCGCCCGTGGGGCTGATCATTGCGCAAAAGGACATGGGGGTCGCGTTGCTGACCCTGTTGGTGGCGATGACGTTCCTGCCTTTCGTGCGCATTTCTTTGCGTGCCTGGGTCGGCATTGCGGCGGCCGGGGTCGGGGCGCTCACCGCGCTTTGGGCCTATGGCCTGAGGCCATATCAACAGCAGCGGATTCTCGATTTTCTGGACCCCGAACGCGACCCCCTCGCTTCGGGCTACCAGGCGATGCAGTCGCGAATCGCGATCGGTGCAGGTGGCATGTTTGGCCGGGGATGGATGGAGGGCACCCAGACTCAACTGCGCTTCCTCCCCACCCAGCACACGGACTTTATCTTTTCAGTGCTCGCCGAGGAGTGGGGTTTCGTCGGCAGCATTCTGATGCTTTCGCTGTTCTTGTCGATGTTGTTGTGGGGGCTGTGGATCGCATCCAGTTCGAAGGACCAGTTTGGCGCCATGCTCGCAGTGGGCCTGGTGGGGACGCTCTTCTGGCCGGCCGCGATCAATATCGCGATGGTGCTCGGGCTCGCCCCCGTCATCGGCGTGCCGCTGCCGCTGTTTTCCTATGGTGGGTCGGCCATGCTTTCAGCCTTCATTTCGCTGGGCTTGTTGCTGAACATTTCCATGCGCCGGTATCTATTTTGAGTCGCGGTCAAATCGCTGCATTCTTCGACATGGACAAGACGATCATTTCGGAGAACTCGGGATCGATCTTCTTGCGCCATAGCTGGGAGCGCGGCGAAATTACTGTTTGGGATCTCGTGCGGGGCGCGGGTGCGTTTTTGCAGTACAAGCTCGGGACCCTGGACATTCAGGCCTGGACCGTCCAGATGCTGCGCGGTCTCGAGGGACAACCCGAGAGCGAGTTGCTCGAGGACGGGCGCGCCTTGTTCGAAAAATACATGGCCCCAAAAATCTATCCCGAAGCCGCGCGCCTGATCGCCGAGCATCTGGACAAGGGCCACGTCGTGGCGATCGTTTCTGGTTCGGTCCGCTTCCTGGTCGAACCGCTGGCGGAATCGCTCTCGGTCAAGCACGTGCTGTGTACCGAACTCGAAACCTTCGACGGTATCTTGACCGGCCGTTGTGTCGAACCGGTCTGCATGGAGGAGGGGAAGATCTATTGGCTTCAGGGTTTCATCGAACGCCACCAGATCGATCTCGCCCGCAGTTGGTTCTATACGGATTCGATCACTGACCTGCCGGTGCTCGACCTGGTCGGTCATCCGGTCGCAACCAATCCCGACCCGATGCTCTACCTCACCGCAACCCGACGCGGCTGGCCGATTCGCATTTTTGATGAACCGTAGCCCGGTGTCGGGGATGTCTAGCGGGCTGCTAGACGAGCTTCTCAGCCATCTCGACAAAGTCGCTCTTCGGCCGGGCGCCTTGGATTTGTTGTACGACCTGGCCGCCCTGAAAGGCGAGGACCGTCGGCACCGCGCGGACTCCGTACTGACCCGGGGTGCCCGGCGAATTGTCTATGTCGACCTTGACGATCTTGATCCGTCCTTCGTATTGCTCGGCGAGCTCCTTGAGCACCGGAGCGATCTGCTTGCAGGGTCCGCACCATTCGGCCCAAAAGTCGACAATCACCGGAATATCCGAATCGAGAACCTCAGCCTGAAAAGTCGCGTCAGTTGCATCGGTGATGGTTGCCATGGGATCGTCTCCTCGAAATGATCGTCTCGCTGGGCGTTGAGGTTATAGCCCGCATTCCTTCGACTCGGTATCTTTCCCCCCAAGGTGATCTCGATTACGCGAGACAGCATTGCGAGGTAGCGACTCCATGGCGCAAGCCGAAGAGCGAGTGCAGAAAATACGCGGCGTGTTTCGGAAAACCTCAAAGTCGTGAACCGAAAACTGCGCGCGATCGATCGTGCAAAGGTCCAGACAATTCCCGCGCGGAGCCGACACAGCAAGGTCACGCTCCGGGACGAGGCGACGCCATACGAGGCGGGGACTTCGTTCTCGCAGTTCCTGAAGGGGTTGCCCGATATCCTCGGCGCAAAAGATTTGCGCGAAGTCGTGGGAGCCTGGGACAAGGCCTGGACGGGTGACCGAAGCGTCCTCTGGGGCTTCGGCGCACATCTGATCAAAGTGGGACTCGCGCCCGTCGTCGTCGACCTGATGGAGCGCGGTGCCATCTCGGCAATCTTCATGAACGGGGCGGGGAGCGTGCACGATCTCGAAATTGCGCTGATGGGACGCACCAGCGAGGAAGTCGGCGAGGCGCTGGACGACGGCAGCTTCGGCATGGCCCGAGAAACCGGAGAGCAGCTCAACGGCGCGATCAACCGGGGTGCGGGCGAAGGCCTGGGCATGGGAGAGAGCATCGGTCGCGAGATTCTCGAGGGTAAATATCGCTACAAAGACCGGTCTGTTCTCGCGGCTGCGGTTCGCCTCGGCATTCCAGCCACGGTCCACATCGCAGTGGGGAGCGATATCCATCACATGCACCCCAGCGCCGACGGTGCCGCGCTGGGGGAGACGAGCTTTCGCGACTTTGAAAAATTGTCTTCGGTGGTGGCGGGACTCGAGGGCGGGGTGGTGTTCAACGTGGGTTCCGCGGTGATCTTGCCGGAAGTGTTTTTGAAAGCGCTTTCACTGGCGCGCAATCTCGGCAATCCGGTTCGGCGCATCACCGCCGTGAATCTCGATTTCATTCGACACTATCGGCCCCAGGTGAACATCGTCGAAAGGCCCACGCGACTGGGGGGCAAGGGCTACTCGCTGGTGGGACAACACGAGATCATGGTTCCGCTGATGTCGGCCGGGGTGATCGAGGCGCACGAAAAGTCTTCGGCTCGCGGTTCCCGGAAATCTGGACGTGGCCGCAAACGCTGAGAAATGAAGGGCTAGGAGTCCGCGCCTTCTGCCGCGCAGGCTCCTATCGTGAGGGCACAGAGAAGGGGAGATCCTTGGGCCGTATCAACTTGGTGGAGGGCGACATCAGTGATCAGGATGTCGACGCGATCGTCAACGCAGCGAACAGTGAGTTGCTTCTCGGTACCGGAGTCGCCGGAGTCATTCGGGAAAAGGGCGGCCCGACGATCCAGCAAGAGTGCGACGAGATCGGACCGATCGAAGTCGGCACTGCGGTGGTAACCAGCGCGGGTAATCTCAAGGCGCGATACGTCGTGCACGCGGCGGGCATGACGCCGGGAGGTGCTGCCGAGGAAGCGAATGTTCGAGATGCGCTGCGTGCATCCCTGGTGCTCGCCGCCGAGAAGGGGCTTCGCACGATTGCGATTCCGGCCATCGGGACCGGTATTGGAGGTTTCGCGGTGCAGCGTTGCGCCGAAGTTTCCCTCGAAGAGGCCAGGCTTCACCTGGCCGGTGAGACCTCCCTCGAAGAGATTCGCTTCGTGCTGTTCGGTGAGCCCGCGTTTCGGGTCTTCGAGATGGTCAACGACTCGGCCAAGGTCGCTGCCCAAATGGAGCGCATGGCCAAACTGCGCAAGCGCGATTGAGGGATTCCCCTCCCGGCGGATCCGGCCATCCAATCCTATACTGAACCGCTGATCTTTCGCCTGAAATTGCCGATGTACGGACTTGGCGAATTTCCAGATCGTGTCTAAACCAAGTACACCAAGTACACTAAGTACACGGAGACAGCTGGTGGTTGAGTTTCAGCAACTCGCGGCCGCGATTTATCTCGCAGCGGGGATCGGGGCCTTGGTGGGTGTCGTATTGCCTGCGCCGCGCATGAGTCGAGGTGCGGTCTGGGGACTCGTGTTCGGAGCGGCGGTGCAGACCGCCGCCTTCGCCACGCTACATCGAGTCGCGGATTCGCCTCCAATCACGTCGCTGTCCGTGGTGCTGGCTTCGAGTGCCTGGATGACCGTGGTCTTCGCCGTGCTGCTCAGTTTAAAGGTTCGGTTGCCGGGACTTGCTGCGGTGGTGGGTCCACTGGCGTTTCTCGGTGTCTTTGTCGCGTCGCTCGGTTGGAAGGCCGGGGGTGGCGTTCCGATCGACGTCAGCGAGACCGGCACCTGGCCGCATATTCATGTCTTGTTGGCCAGCGGGGGCATCGCGTTGCTGGGAATTGCCGGCCTGGCGGGTCTCTTCTTTCTGCTGGAACACCGAAGACTCAAAGCAAAGCCACCCGTGGCCGCGAGCATTCCGCTGCCCTCCCTGGAAGCGCTCGACCGAGTCAACGTCGTCACCACCGCGGTGGGCTTTGCGCTACTGACCCTCGGAATCTTGACGGGCATGATCTGGCTGCACGAGACCCGGGGCATGGCTTGGATGGGGACCACCCACGAAGCCTGGATGGTAATCTCGTGGACCATCTATGCCGGTCTGGTCGCGGCGCGCTATGCGGGTAGACAAGGTGCGCGACAAGCTGCGGCGAGTGCCCTGGCGGGTTTCGCCTTCCTGTTGTTCGGGGTCATGGGCGTGGGAGTCATGAGTTGAAGATCCTGCTGATCGGCATGAATCACCGCACCGCGCCCCTCGAGGTTCGCGAGCGCTACGCCGCGGAGGACCCGGGTCCCGCGCTGCGCAAACTCGTAATGTGCGAGGAGATCGAAGAAGCGGTCCTGGTATCGACCTGCAACCGGGTCGATCTCGTGGTGACGACTCGGCAAATCGAAGATGCAGTACTTCGAGTGCATCGATTCTTTCGCACCGATCTAGTCGGCGACAGCGCAGGTGTCACGGGAGCGTCCCTCGACGATTTCACCTATGAACACCGGGATCGCGACGCGGTCCAACACGTATTTCGGGTGGCGTCCTCCCTCGATTCCATGGTGGTTGGCGAACCGCAGATCCTCGGCCAGATGAAGGACGCGTACCGTCTCGCGGTTGAGAACGAAGTCTGTGGCCCTGTACTCTCCCGGCTCTTTCAGCGCGCCTTCGCGACTGCGAAGCGGGTCAAGAACGAAACGCGGATTGCCCAACGCCCGGTGTCGGTGGCCCGGGTCGCGGTCGATCTGGCTCGGCAGATCTTCGAGAACCTGGGGGACAAGAGCGCGTTGCTGCTGGGTGCAGGCGAGATGATCGAGCTTTCCCTGATTGCACTGCAGCGTGAAGGCTTGCGCGAGATTCGGGTTGCCAACCGCACACTCGCCAATGCGGAGGAACTCGCCGCTCGGTTTTCTGCGACTCCCCATCGGCTCGATGAGATAGAGTCGCTCTTGCCCGAAGCGGACGTCGTGCTCTGTTGTGTTGGTGGAGACCAACCGCTCCTCGGCTATTCAATGGTCAAACGTGCCCTCGATGCTCGCCGGAGTCGTCCTGTCTTCTTCATCGACATGGGTGTGCCGCGCAACGTCGATCCGCGGATCGAATCCCTGGACAACGCCTACGTCTACGACATGGACGATCTCCAGAGCGTCGCCGATGCCAATGCGGGAGAACGTCGCCGAGAGTCGGATCAAGGGGAAGCCATCG
This window of the Myxococcales bacterium genome carries:
- a CDS encoding HAD family hydrolase, coding for MSRGQIAAFFDMDKTIISENSGSIFLRHSWERGEITVWDLVRGAGAFLQYKLGTLDIQAWTVQMLRGLEGQPESELLEDGRALFEKYMAPKIYPEAARLIAEHLDKGHVVAIVSGSVRFLVEPLAESLSVKHVLCTELETFDGILTGRCVEPVCMEEGKIYWLQGFIERHQIDLARSWFYTDSITDLPVLDLVGHPVATNPDPMLYLTATRRGWPIRIFDEP
- a CDS encoding glutamyl-tRNA reductase, with translation MKILLIGMNHRTAPLEVRERYAAEDPGPALRKLVMCEEIEEAVLVSTCNRVDLVVTTRQIEDAVLRVHRFFRTDLVGDSAGVTGASLDDFTYEHRDRDAVQHVFRVASSLDSMVVGEPQILGQMKDAYRLAVENEVCGPVLSRLFQRAFATAKRVKNETRIAQRPVSVARVAVDLARQIFENLGDKSALLLGAGEMIELSLIALQREGLREIRVANRTLANAEELAARFSATPHRLDEIESLLPEADVVLCCVGGDQPLLGYSMVKRALDARRSRPVFFIDMGVPRNVDPRIESLDNAYVYDMDDLQSVADANAGERRRESDQGEAIVRQEQLQFDSWMAALRAVPTIRHLRARAEQIRTGEMERMAGRLRLDEQQRQGVEALTRAIVNKLLHAPLSHLRNEAEGGLGVESLEVARVLFALDDDAAPGAAADDALRQEMERTRLAEAASAEAGTSGATEVAEDDSSFDPALDEDGEDR
- the mrdA gene encoding penicillin-binding protein 2 — protein: MSSGYGDGRLSGGGSQENSGSLGVIAAVLILTFFTFSLRLFQLQIVDGAQLRSRSEQNFVRTVRLEAPRGDIVDREGRILASTRPAYRVQIIPNELHRGDRTFRALSQILGEAPGEISKRVGHPTGRRRFQPVVLRGDLGYERFAQVESHRYALPGVVTNIGPRRHYVEDDLAAHLLGTIGEVGTRQLALPQFSDYIAGEIVGQFGLEAELEAHLRGHAGGRNLVVDVAGREIELLDEIKPIPGGRVVLTLDLDLQRVAEEAFRSSDPEVPDHMGALVAIDPSNGEILALVSLPSYDPNSFAGGIDSKTWDQLISDPWKPLRNRAVSGEYSPGSTYKAVIAAAGLAEEEITQEEEIFCPGYYRMGRRVYRCWKRGGHGDVAMEQALKESCDVYFYNLGVRLGIDRMAHYAKGFGFGRATGINLAAEKAGLIPTMEWKRRVKGEEWIKGETVSAAIGQGYNLVTPIQLAVAYAAIANGGRVLRPQLVKRFETWDREVLKIMIPEERSRVPVSREIIEVVRDALIAVVEGERGTGGRARVPGIIVAGKSGTTQVVSLDLVKNLEPEEIPIGYRDHALFVAFAPAMEPEIVVVALVEHAGKGGGTVAAPIVQKVLARYFEKHPREPAPEPTQVVLVQERLQGHPQGHAQEGRQ
- the ccsA gene encoding cytochrome c biogenesis protein CcsA — its product is MVEFQQLAAAIYLAAGIGALVGVVLPAPRMSRGAVWGLVFGAAVQTAAFATLHRVADSPPITSLSVVLASSAWMTVVFAVLLSLKVRLPGLAAVVGPLAFLGVFVASLGWKAGGGVPIDVSETGTWPHIHVLLASGGIALLGIAGLAGLFFLLEHRRLKAKPPVAASIPLPSLEALDRVNVVTTAVGFALLTLGILTGMIWLHETRGMAWMGTTHEAWMVISWTIYAGLVAARYAGRQGARQAAASALAGFAFLLFGVMGVGVMS
- a CDS encoding macro domain-containing protein — translated: MGRINLVEGDISDQDVDAIVNAANSELLLGTGVAGVIREKGGPTIQQECDEIGPIEVGTAVVTSAGNLKARYVVHAAGMTPGGAAEEANVRDALRASLVLAAEKGLRTIAIPAIGTGIGGFAVQRCAEVSLEEARLHLAGETSLEEIRFVLFGEPAFRVFEMVNDSAKVAAQMERMAKLRKRD
- the mreD gene encoding rod shape-determining protein MreD translates to MKRLLSVLVVGLIALGIQSGLSMVIPRQLCPDLGLLVVIAIGLHWRDVTSGLFIASVLGFTADMLSSSIFGGHALMRVLIYAATAISRQRMDLRSGVALALFAGGMTIFYALGLFVLMRFFGADSNGFRWTGIGGLFPHTFVNAVCAPLVSALVLRVCEWADGEASPRGLEIEARRPTS
- the trxA gene encoding thioredoxin, with the translated sequence MATITDATDATFQAEVLDSDIPVIVDFWAEWCGPCKQIAPVLKELAEQYEGRIKIVKVDIDNSPGTPGQYGVRAVPTVLAFQGGQVVQQIQGARPKSDFVEMAEKLV
- the rodA gene encoding rod shape-determining protein RodA; translated protein: MNIDRRSLQYFDWVFFSIAAILIVFAFVNLTSATNSGVEGGTSDIVRRQGMVVGLCSVVMVIILMIDYRHFERFAFLLYIGSLLLLVATLVIAPETRGARAWLFEGRMQPSELAKITLVLVLARHFHRNPPEANAGLRQLIRPVLIAAPPVGLIIAQKDMGVALLTLLVAMTFLPFVRISLRAWVGIAAAGVGALTALWAYGLRPYQQQRILDFLDPERDPLASGYQAMQSRIAIGAGGMFGRGWMEGTQTQLRFLPTQHTDFIFSVLAEEWGFVGSILMLSLFLSMLLWGLWIASSSKDQFGAMLAVGLVGTLFWPAAINIAMVLGLAPVIGVPLPLFSYGGSAMLSAFISLGLLLNISMRRYLF